In a single window of the Renibacterium salmoninarum ATCC 33209 genome:
- a CDS encoding endonuclease domain-containing protein: MVDAGLTEPELQVSLDPDIEGSPQSDLGYRQWKIAIQYDGGHHLTPQQQSRDNRRDEKFLAAGWTYFRFNREDLKTDFRSAVGKVRRAITLVNENAAPLLVAMKGS, encoded by the coding sequence TTGGTTGATGCCGGGCTAACCGAGCCCGAGCTTCAAGTTTCGCTTGATCCCGACATAGAAGGGTCACCGCAATCCGATCTCGGCTACCGACAGTGGAAAATAGCAATTCAGTACGATGGCGGACATCACCTCACGCCGCAACAACAGAGCCGCGATAATCGCCGCGATGAAAAATTCCTAGCTGCGGGTTGGACCTACTTTCGTTTCAACCGAGAAGACCTGAAAACGGACTTCCGCAGCGCCGTCGGAAAGGTTCGACGCGCAATCACTCTCGTTAACGAAAACGCTGCACCACTTTTGGTTGCTATGAAGGGTTCATAA
- a CDS encoding formate--tetrahydrofolate ligase, with protein sequence MTSTTEPMTDLHIAQQAVLHPIFDIADAAGIPEEALEQYGRYKAKVDVRKVPDSGRAGRVVLVTAVSPTPAGEGKSTTTVGLADSLNRAFEQEGTGRRSMIALREPSLGPTLGMKGGATGGGYSQVLPMDEINLHFTGDLHAINSANNALCALIDNHIYQGNVLNIDPRRITFKRVLDMNDRALREVVIGLGGPTQGVPRQDGFDITVASEIMAVFCLATDLNDLKSRIGKITFGYNYDRQPLTVAGLGVEGVLTLLLKEAIKPNLVQTLAGTAALVHGGPFANIAHGCNSVIATSLARRRADVVVTEAGFGADLGAEKYMDIKSRFADVAPSAVVIVATIRALKMHGGVPKTELSVSDVAALRRGVTNLARHISNVRQFGLDPVVSINRFTSDSEEELDWLVSWCESQGVSIAIADVWGRGGGGDDLAAKVLAALDAPSDFRHLYELELPVKEKIELIAQKIYGAERVEFSSSALKRIAEISANGWDSLPVCMAKTQYSFSDDASLLGAPSGFVLHVRDLVPKTGAGFIVALTGAVMTMPGLPKQPAALKMDVDAEGNSVGLS encoded by the coding sequence ACCTGCACATTGCCCAACAAGCGGTTTTGCACCCCATCTTTGACATCGCAGATGCTGCGGGCATTCCCGAGGAAGCACTAGAGCAATATGGTCGATATAAGGCCAAAGTTGATGTGCGCAAGGTGCCAGATTCCGGCCGAGCTGGCCGCGTTGTTTTGGTGACAGCGGTTTCGCCAACACCGGCTGGCGAAGGCAAGAGCACCACTACGGTTGGTTTGGCTGATTCGCTCAATAGAGCCTTTGAACAAGAAGGAACTGGACGCCGGTCAATGATTGCGCTGCGCGAACCATCGCTTGGGCCAACGCTGGGCATGAAGGGCGGAGCTACCGGTGGCGGCTACTCTCAGGTGCTGCCGATGGATGAGATCAATTTGCACTTCACTGGCGATTTACACGCGATTAATTCGGCTAATAACGCGCTCTGCGCCCTGATTGACAACCACATTTACCAAGGCAATGTGCTCAATATTGATCCGCGACGAATTACCTTCAAACGCGTCTTAGACATGAACGACCGCGCGCTGCGTGAAGTAGTCATCGGCTTGGGTGGTCCGACGCAAGGTGTGCCGCGACAAGATGGTTTTGACATCACCGTTGCCTCGGAAATCATGGCGGTGTTCTGTCTAGCTACCGATCTGAACGATCTGAAGTCTCGAATTGGCAAGATTACCTTTGGCTACAACTATGATCGTCAGCCGCTTACGGTCGCCGGCTTGGGTGTTGAGGGCGTCTTGACGCTTTTGCTCAAAGAAGCGATAAAGCCGAACTTGGTTCAGACCCTGGCCGGTACCGCGGCACTGGTACACGGCGGTCCTTTTGCGAATATCGCGCATGGCTGCAACTCAGTGATCGCCACCTCGCTGGCACGCCGGCGTGCCGACGTCGTGGTAACCGAGGCCGGTTTTGGCGCGGATTTGGGCGCGGAAAAGTACATGGATATCAAGTCTCGGTTTGCCGACGTCGCCCCGTCCGCCGTCGTGATCGTAGCGACGATCCGCGCGCTAAAAATGCACGGTGGTGTGCCCAAGACTGAGCTTTCCGTTTCCGATGTCGCGGCGCTGCGCCGAGGCGTGACTAACCTGGCACGGCACATTAGCAATGTGCGCCAGTTTGGCTTGGACCCGGTGGTCTCCATCAACCGATTCACCTCCGATAGCGAAGAAGAGCTCGATTGGCTGGTTTCTTGGTGTGAATCGCAAGGAGTATCGATCGCAATAGCCGACGTTTGGGGTCGGGGTGGCGGTGGCGACGACCTGGCGGCAAAGGTTCTAGCCGCGCTGGACGCGCCATCGGACTTCCGGCATCTTTATGAACTGGAATTGCCGGTCAAGGAAAAGATCGAGCTGATCGCGCAGAAGATCTACGGGGCGGAGCGGGTGGAATTCTCCTCGTCAGCGCTCAAGCGTATCGCTGAGATTTCGGCCAATGGCTGGGATTCGCTGCCGGTTTGTATGGCGAAGACCCAGTACTCGTTCTCTGATGATGCTTCGTTATTGGGCGCACCGAGCGGTTTCGTGCTGCATGTTCGTGATTTGGTGCCCAAGACCGGCGCGGGTTTCATCGTGGCGCTGACCGGTGCCGTGATGACCATGCCGGGGCTGCCTAAGCAACCAGCAGCCTTGAAAATGGACGTCGACGCCGAAGGCAACTCAGTAGGCCTCAGCTAA